The Streptomyces seoulensis genome contains a region encoding:
- the yaaA gene encoding peroxide stress protein YaaA gives MLVLLPPSEGKASSGRGAPLKPESLSLPGLAAARQAVLAELVELCAGDEEKAREVLGLSEGLRGEVAKNAGLLTAGARPAGEVYTGVLYDALGLATLDPAAKRRAARSLLVFSGLWGALGVTDRIPSYRCSMGVKLPGLGALAGHWRAPMAEVLPEAAGDGLVLDLRSAAYAAAWKPKGEVAGRTATVRVLHAPTRKVVSHFNKATKGRIVRALLTEGAAPKDPAGLVVALRDLGYEVEAAAPEKAGKPWALDVLVDEVH, from the coding sequence GTGCTGGTCCTGCTGCCGCCGTCGGAGGGAAAGGCGTCCTCGGGCCGGGGTGCCCCGCTGAAGCCGGAGTCGCTGTCGCTGCCCGGTCTCGCCGCCGCCCGGCAGGCCGTGCTCGCCGAGCTGGTCGAGCTGTGCGCCGGGGACGAGGAGAAGGCCCGCGAGGTGCTGGGCCTGAGCGAGGGGCTGCGCGGCGAGGTCGCCAAGAACGCCGGACTGCTCACGGCGGGCGCCCGCCCCGCGGGCGAGGTCTACACCGGTGTCCTCTACGACGCGCTCGGCCTGGCCACCCTCGACCCGGCCGCCAAGCGCCGCGCGGCCCGCTCCCTGCTGGTGTTCTCCGGGCTGTGGGGCGCCCTCGGCGTCACCGACCGCATCCCCTCCTACCGCTGCTCGATGGGCGTGAAGCTGCCCGGCCTCGGCGCGCTGGCCGGGCACTGGCGGGCCCCGATGGCCGAGGTGCTGCCCGAGGCGGCCGGGGACGGCCTGGTCCTGGACCTGCGCTCCGCCGCGTACGCGGCCGCCTGGAAGCCGAAGGGCGAGGTCGCGGGCCGTACGGCGACGGTACGGGTGCTGCACGCGCCCACCCGGAAGGTGGTCAGCCACTTCAACAAGGCGACCAAGGGCCGTATTGTCCGCGCCCTGCTGACCGAGGGTGCCGCGCCGAAGGACCCGGCCGGGCTGGTCGTCGCGCTGCGGGACCTCGGGTACGAGGTGGAGGCCGCGGCGCCGGAGAAGGCCGGGAAGCCGTGGGCGCTGGACGTGCTGGTGGACGAGGTCCACTAA
- a CDS encoding zinc ribbon domain-containing protein — MNAEPADQIRLLDVQALDVRLQQLAYKRNSLPEHAEIETLGKDLVQLRDLLVAAQTEESDCAREQTKAEQDVDQVRRRATRDQQRLDSGAVTSPKDLSSLQHEIASLAKRQGDLEDVVLEVMERREAAQARVAELTERVTSVQSKTDDATGRRDAAFRELDDEAAAVTKEREVVSASVPADLLKLYDRLRGQGGGVGAAKLYARTCQGCRQELAITELSEIRAAARDAVVRCENCHRILVRTSESGL; from the coding sequence CTGAACGCCGAGCCCGCCGACCAGATCCGACTCCTCGACGTCCAGGCCCTCGACGTCCGCCTCCAGCAGCTCGCGTACAAGCGGAACTCGCTCCCCGAGCACGCCGAGATCGAGACGCTGGGCAAGGACCTCGTCCAGCTCCGTGACCTGCTGGTGGCCGCGCAGACGGAGGAGAGCGACTGCGCCCGCGAGCAGACCAAGGCCGAGCAGGACGTGGACCAGGTGCGCCGCCGTGCCACCCGCGACCAGCAGCGCCTGGACTCCGGCGCGGTCACCTCGCCCAAGGACCTCTCCAGCCTCCAGCACGAGATCGCGTCCCTCGCCAAGCGCCAGGGCGACCTGGAGGACGTCGTCCTCGAGGTCATGGAGCGCCGCGAGGCCGCCCAGGCGCGGGTCGCCGAGCTGACCGAGCGCGTCACCTCCGTCCAGTCCAAGACCGACGACGCCACCGGGCGCCGCGACGCCGCCTTCCGCGAGCTGGACGACGAGGCCGCCGCGGTGACCAAGGAGCGCGAGGTCGTCTCCGCCTCCGTCCCGGCCGACCTCCTCAAGCTCTACGACCGCCTGCGCGGCCAGGGCGGCGGCGTCGGCGCGGCCAAGCTGTACGCCCGCACCTGCCAGGGCTGCCGCCAGGAGCTGGCGATCACGGAGCTGAGCGAGATCCGCGCGGCCGCGCGCGACGCCGTGGTCCGCTGCGAGAACTGCCACCGCATCCTGGTGCGCACGTCGGAGTCGGGCCTGTAG
- a CDS encoding N-acetylmuramoyl-L-alanine amidase, protein MSYEGPESEAARPRRTRRALTITSAALVPVALLGWLAYSALGDEPRRPAGAASPAPSAPAAPAAPGGKASPSAGGDSLAGKVVVIDPGHNEDNFRHTAEINRQVDVGNGKKECDTTGTSTDAGYPEATFTLDLAHRLRTLLEKRGATVKLTHDGDRAWGPCVDERARIGNKAHADAAISLHADGSAQGNRGFHVIMPGPVHAGAADTRPIVAPSAKLGERVAGGYRHATGEPFSNYLGDGTGMVTRTDLGGLNLSTVPKVFIECGNMRDTSDVALLTSGPWRQKAAQGISEGIVSFLHES, encoded by the coding sequence GTGTCGTACGAAGGCCCGGAATCCGAAGCTGCCCGGCCGCGCCGCACCCGGCGCGCCCTGACCATCACGTCCGCCGCCCTGGTGCCGGTCGCCCTGCTCGGCTGGCTGGCGTACTCGGCGCTCGGCGACGAGCCGCGGCGCCCTGCCGGTGCCGCGAGCCCGGCGCCGTCGGCGCCCGCGGCGCCCGCGGCGCCCGGCGGCAAGGCGAGTCCGTCGGCGGGTGGGGACTCGCTCGCCGGCAAGGTCGTCGTCATCGACCCCGGTCACAACGAGGACAACTTCCGGCACACGGCCGAGATCAACCGGCAGGTCGACGTGGGCAACGGCAAGAAGGAGTGCGACACCACCGGCACCTCCACCGACGCCGGTTACCCCGAGGCGACGTTCACCCTCGACCTCGCCCACCGGCTGCGGACGCTGCTGGAGAAGCGGGGCGCCACGGTGAAGCTGACCCATGACGGCGACCGCGCGTGGGGTCCGTGCGTGGACGAGCGGGCCCGGATCGGCAACAAGGCCCACGCGGACGCGGCGATCTCGCTGCACGCGGACGGCTCCGCGCAGGGCAACCGGGGCTTCCACGTCATCATGCCGGGCCCGGTGCACGCGGGCGCCGCGGACACCCGGCCCATCGTCGCCCCCTCCGCGAAGCTGGGCGAGCGGGTCGCGGGCGGCTACCGCCACGCCACCGGTGAGCCCTTCTCCAACTACCTGGGCGACGGCACCGGGATGGTCACGCGCACGGACCTGGGCGGTCTCAATCTGTCAACGGTTCCCAAGGTGTTCATCGAATGCGGGAACATGCGTGACACGTCCGACGTGGCGCTGCTGACCAGCGGTCCCTGGCGCCAGAAGGCCGCGCAGGGGATCTCTGAGGGAATCGTGAGTTTCCTGCACGAGTCGTGA
- a CDS encoding MFS transporter, with amino-acid sequence MTHTTPDHPTRKAGGAVVPVLAFAGIVVAVMQTLLVPVIKDLPQLLGTEPSNATWVLTSTLLSGAVATPIMGRLGDLYGKRRMLILSLSVMVAGALVSAVTSQLLLMIVGRTLQGFAMGAIPLGIGLMRDMLPRERLASAMALMSSSIGVGGGLALPAAALVAQHTDWHALFYGAAGLGVLAIGLTLLVVPESPARAKGSFDYPGTVGLSAGLVLLLLPITKGSDWGWSSGTTLGLFGGALAVLLLWGMYELRTPAPLVDLRTTARREVLLTNLASIMVGVSFYVVSLVLPQLLQLPAATGYGLGQSMVVAGLCVAPLGLTMMFTAPVYARLSARYGPRTTLIIGMLVIAIGYAGGLGLMDAAWQTIITSVVLGAGIGLAYSSLPALIVGAVPASETGAANGLNTLMRSIGTSVSSAVIGMVLANTAQDMGGIAVPTMHGFRVSFLIATAAVLVGLALAVFLPRTPRPAQHTQLRASSEEDAALERAQEVLRGFRGRVLDASGAPVARAKVTLIDRRGRQAGTTLSAPDGSYALAVPTEGPYVLAARAAGHGPLASSATHTGDERPVELDLPLPGETVTA; translated from the coding sequence ATGACCCACACCACGCCCGACCACCCCACCCGGAAAGCGGGCGGGGCCGTCGTCCCGGTGCTCGCCTTCGCGGGCATCGTGGTCGCGGTGATGCAGACCCTGCTCGTGCCGGTCATCAAGGACCTGCCGCAGCTACTCGGCACCGAGCCGAGCAACGCGACCTGGGTCCTCACCTCCACCCTGCTCTCCGGTGCCGTCGCCACGCCGATCATGGGCCGCCTCGGCGACCTGTACGGCAAGCGCCGGATGCTGATCCTCAGCCTGTCCGTGATGGTGGCCGGCGCCCTGGTCAGCGCGGTCACCAGCCAACTGCTCCTGATGATCGTGGGCCGCACCCTCCAGGGCTTCGCCATGGGCGCGATCCCGCTGGGCATCGGCCTGATGCGCGACATGCTCCCGCGTGAGCGGCTCGCCTCCGCGATGGCGCTGATGAGCTCCTCCATCGGTGTCGGCGGCGGTCTCGCGCTGCCCGCCGCCGCCCTGGTCGCCCAGCACACCGACTGGCACGCCCTGTTCTACGGCGCCGCCGGTCTGGGCGTGCTCGCCATCGGCCTGACCCTGCTGGTCGTCCCCGAGTCCCCGGCCCGCGCCAAGGGCTCCTTCGACTACCCGGGCACCGTCGGCCTCTCCGCCGGTCTGGTGCTGCTCCTGCTGCCCATCACCAAGGGCAGCGACTGGGGCTGGTCCTCCGGCACCACGCTCGGCCTCTTCGGCGGCGCGCTCGCCGTCCTGCTGCTGTGGGGCATGTACGAGCTGCGCACACCGGCCCCGCTGGTCGACCTGCGCACCACCGCCCGCCGCGAGGTGCTGCTCACCAACCTCGCCTCGATCATGGTCGGCGTCAGCTTCTACGTCGTCTCGCTGGTCCTCCCCCAGTTGCTCCAGTTGCCCGCCGCCACCGGCTACGGCCTGGGCCAGTCGATGGTGGTCGCCGGTCTCTGCGTGGCCCCGCTGGGCCTGACGATGATGTTCACCGCCCCGGTGTACGCCCGCCTGTCGGCCCGCTACGGCCCCCGGACCACCCTGATCATCGGCATGCTGGTCATCGCGATCGGCTACGCGGGCGGCCTCGGCCTGATGGACGCCGCCTGGCAGACGATCATCACCTCGGTGGTCCTCGGCGCGGGCATCGGCCTCGCCTACTCCTCGCTGCCCGCGCTGATCGTGGGCGCGGTCCCGGCCTCCGAGACCGGTGCCGCCAACGGGCTCAACACCCTGATGCGCTCCATCGGCACCTCGGTCTCCAGCGCCGTCATCGGCATGGTGCTGGCCAACACCGCGCAGGACATGGGCGGGATCGCGGTGCCGACGATGCACGGCTTCCGGGTGTCGTTCCTGATCGCCACCGCCGCCGTCCTCGTCGGTCTCGCGCTCGCGGTGTTCCTGCCGCGCACCCCGCGTCCGGCCCAGCACACCCAGCTCCGCGCCAGCAGCGAGGAGGACGCCGCGCTGGAGCGCGCCCAGGAGGTGCTGCGCGGCTTCCGGGGCCGGGTGCTGGACGCCTCCGGCGCCCCCGTGGCCCGCGCCAAGGTCACGCTGATCGACCGCCGGGGCCGCCAGGCGGGCACCACCCTCTCCGCACCGGACGGCAGCTACGCGCTCGCCGTCCCCACCGAGGGCCCGTACGTCCTGGCAGCCAGGGCCGCCGGGCACGGCCCGCTGGCCTCCTCGGCGACACACACCGGGGACGAGCGTCCCGTCGAGCTGGACCTGCCCCTGCCGGGCGAGACCGTCACGGCGTGA
- a CDS encoding response regulator transcription factor — translation MKEIRLLLAEDQGMMRGALALLLGMEDDIEVVAQVSAGDAIVPAAVEHRPDVALLDIELPGLSGLDAAALLRERVPGCRVLILTTFGRPGYLRRAMEAGAAGFLVKDGPVEELAQAVRRVLAGETVVDPVLAAAALSAGPSPLTGRECEVLTASVDGATVADIAARLHLSESTVRNYLSAAIGKTGTRNRAEAVREARQRGWL, via the coding sequence GTGAAGGAGATCCGGCTCCTGCTGGCCGAGGACCAGGGCATGATGCGCGGCGCGCTGGCCCTGCTGCTGGGCATGGAGGACGACATCGAGGTGGTCGCGCAGGTGTCGGCGGGGGACGCGATCGTGCCGGCCGCCGTGGAGCACCGGCCCGACGTGGCGCTGCTGGACATCGAGCTGCCGGGCCTGAGCGGTCTGGACGCCGCCGCGCTGCTGCGGGAGCGGGTGCCCGGGTGCCGGGTGCTGATCCTGACCACCTTCGGCCGGCCCGGCTATCTGCGCCGGGCGATGGAGGCGGGGGCGGCCGGGTTCCTGGTGAAGGACGGCCCGGTGGAGGAGCTGGCCCAGGCGGTGCGCCGGGTGCTGGCCGGGGAGACGGTGGTCGACCCGGTACTGGCGGCGGCCGCGCTGAGCGCCGGGCCCAGTCCGCTGACGGGCCGGGAGTGCGAGGTGCTGACCGCCTCCGTGGACGGCGCGACCGTGGCCGACATCGCCGCCCGGCTCCACCTCTCGGAGTCCACGGTCCGCAACTACCTCTCCGCGGCCATCGGCAAGACCGGCACCCGCAACCGCGCGGAGGCCGTGCGGGAGGCCAGACAGCGCGGCTGGCTGTGA
- a CDS encoding bifunctional RNase H/acid phosphatase: MREFVVEADGGSRGNPGPAGYGAAVSDAATGETLAEAAEFIGVATNNVAEYRGLLAGLRAAHALDPEARVAVRMDSKLVVEQMSGRWKIKHPDMKPLATEARRIFPPGRVTYEWIPRERNKHADRLANEAMDAGAKGEAWTPRLPAPVAPAPEGPPGDARAGAAAARAALAQRRGAPSAGEGDSGPHLAAPGTGEPGDAAGSAADASVPQAAAADDRVPTGAEPASGASAGRHRADARAARTVASATTSAPGWSAAPDLGAPATFVLLRHGETPLTPQKRFSGSGGSDPALSEAGREQARLVAAALARRGTVQAVVASPLARTRETAGVVADRLGLDVSVDDGLRETDFGAWEGLTFGEVRERYPDDLNAWLGDPEACPTGGGESFARTAERIEEARARLVAAYAGRTVLLVTHVTPIKTLLRLALGAPPESLFRMELSAASLSAVAYYADGNASVRLFNDTSHLRP, translated from the coding sequence GTGCGGGAGTTCGTGGTCGAGGCCGACGGCGGGTCGCGGGGCAACCCCGGCCCGGCCGGGTACGGGGCCGCCGTGAGTGACGCGGCCACGGGGGAGACCCTGGCCGAGGCCGCCGAGTTCATCGGCGTCGCCACCAACAACGTCGCCGAGTACCGGGGCCTCCTCGCGGGCCTGCGTGCCGCCCACGCCCTCGACCCCGAGGCGCGGGTCGCCGTCCGCATGGACTCCAAGCTGGTCGTCGAGCAGATGTCGGGGCGCTGGAAGATCAAGCACCCCGACATGAAGCCCCTGGCCACCGAGGCCCGGCGCATCTTCCCGCCCGGCCGGGTCACCTACGAGTGGATCCCGCGCGAGCGCAACAAGCACGCCGACCGGCTGGCCAACGAGGCGATGGACGCGGGGGCGAAGGGCGAGGCGTGGACGCCCCGGCTCCCGGCACCGGTCGCTCCGGCGCCGGAGGGCCCACCCGGCGACGCCCGTGCCGGGGCGGCGGCCGCGAGGGCGGCCCTGGCCCAGAGGCGGGGAGCGCCTTCGGCGGGCGAGGGGGACTCCGGACCGCACCTCGCCGCTCCCGGCACGGGCGAGCCGGGCGACGCGGCCGGATCTGCCGCGGATGCCTCGGTGCCGCAGGCGGCCGCGGCGGACGACCGGGTCCCCACAGGGGCCGAGCCCGCTTCCGGCGCCTCCGCCGGACGGCATCGAGCCGATGCGCGGGCCGCCCGTACCGTCGCCTCCGCCACCACCTCCGCGCCCGGCTGGAGCGCGGCTCCCGATCTCGGGGCGCCGGCCACCTTCGTGCTGCTGCGGCACGGGGAGACACCGCTCACCCCGCAGAAGCGGTTCTCCGGGAGCGGGGGGAGCGATCCCGCGCTGTCCGAGGCGGGGCGGGAGCAGGCCCGGCTGGTGGCGGCTGCGCTGGCGCGGCGGGGGACCGTGCAGGCGGTCGTCGCCTCGCCGCTGGCGCGCACACGGGAGACCGCCGGCGTGGTCGCGGACCGGCTCGGGCTGGACGTGAGCGTCGACGACGGCCTCAGGGAGACCGACTTCGGCGCCTGGGAGGGGCTGACCTTCGGGGAGGTCCGCGAGCGGTACCCGGACGATCTGAACGCCTGGCTCGGCGACCCGGAGGCGTGTCCCACCGGCGGCGGCGAGAGCTTCGCCCGGACCGCCGAGCGGATCGAGGAGGCCCGCGCCCGGCTGGTCGCGGCGTACGCGGGCCGTACGGTCCTGCTGGTCACCCACGTCACGCCGATCAAGACCCTGCTGCGGCTCGCCCTGGGCGCCCCGCCCGAGTCGCTGTTCCGGATGGAGCTGTCCGCCGCCTCGCTGTCGGCGGTGGCGTACTACGCCGACGGCAACGCGAGCGTACGGCTGTTCAACGACACGTCGCACCTGCGTCCCTGA
- a CDS encoding Nif3-like dinuclear metal center hexameric protein yields the protein MPRLSEVIAALETLWPAERAESWDAVGTVVGDPDQEVTRVLFAVDPVREVADEAVRLGADLLVTHHPLYLRGTTTVAAGTPKGRIVHTLIKNDVALHVAHTNADKADPGVSDALAGALGLRVTGPLVPDPDDPAGRRGLGRICELDHPLTVRELADLAAERLPATAQGIRVAGAPDAVVRTVAVSGGSGDSLFDRVRAAGVDAFLTADLRHHPASEFAAVTAERPLALLDAAHWATEWPWCELAAAELDQISDRHGWGLRVHVSTTVTDPWTAHAASPVTSSPMGAPN from the coding sequence GTGCCCCGTCTGTCTGAAGTCATCGCCGCGCTGGAGACCCTGTGGCCCGCCGAGCGGGCCGAGTCCTGGGACGCGGTCGGCACCGTCGTGGGCGATCCCGACCAGGAGGTCACCCGCGTCCTGTTCGCCGTGGACCCCGTGCGGGAGGTCGCCGACGAGGCCGTACGGCTCGGCGCCGACCTGCTCGTCACCCACCACCCGCTCTATCTGCGCGGGACGACCACGGTGGCCGCCGGCACCCCCAAGGGCCGGATCGTGCACACGCTGATCAAGAACGACGTCGCCCTGCACGTGGCGCACACCAACGCTGACAAGGCCGACCCCGGCGTCTCCGACGCCCTCGCCGGCGCCCTCGGTCTCCGGGTCACCGGACCCCTCGTACCCGACCCCGACGACCCGGCCGGGCGCCGGGGCCTGGGCCGGATCTGCGAGCTGGACCACCCGCTGACCGTGCGCGAGCTGGCCGACCTGGCCGCCGAGCGGCTGCCCGCCACCGCGCAGGGCATCCGGGTGGCCGGCGCCCCCGACGCGGTCGTCCGCACGGTCGCCGTCAGCGGCGGCTCCGGCGACAGCCTCTTCGACCGGGTACGCGCGGCCGGTGTGGACGCCTTCCTCACCGCGGACCTGCGCCACCACCCCGCCTCCGAGTTCGCCGCCGTCACGGCGGAGCGTCCGCTCGCCCTGCTCGACGCGGCCCACTGGGCCACCGAGTGGCCCTGGTGCGAGCTGGCCGCGGCCGAGCTCGACCAGATCTCCGACCGTCACGGGTGGGGCCTTCGGGTCCACGTCTCCACGACGGTCACCGACCCCTGGACCGCCCACGCGGCGTCCCCCGTCACCTCTAGCCCCATGGGAGCCCCCAACTGA
- a CDS encoding bifunctional 4-hydroxy-2-oxoglutarate aldolase/2-dehydro-3-deoxy-phosphogluconate aldolase: MTSPVPSPTSVLDLAPVLPVVVLSDAADAVPLARALVAGGLPAIEVTLRTPAALDGIRAIAEEVPEAVVGAGTVITPEQVTRCVTAGARFLVSPGWTETLLAAMRGSGVPFLPGVSTASEVVALLERGVREMKFFPAQAAGGAAYLKSLAGPLPDARFCPTGGIVEASAPEYLALPNVGCVGGSWMVPADAVAAGDWARIEELARGAAGLRDAGATCR; encoded by the coding sequence ATGACCTCACCGGTGCCCTCCCCCACCTCCGTACTGGATCTCGCCCCCGTGCTCCCCGTCGTCGTGCTGTCCGACGCCGCCGACGCCGTGCCGCTGGCGCGGGCGCTGGTCGCCGGTGGGCTGCCCGCGATCGAGGTCACGCTGCGCACGCCCGCCGCGCTGGACGGCATCCGGGCCATCGCCGAGGAGGTGCCCGAGGCGGTGGTGGGCGCCGGGACGGTGATCACGCCGGAACAGGTGACGCGGTGCGTGACGGCCGGGGCGCGGTTCCTGGTCAGCCCCGGCTGGACGGAGACACTGCTCGCGGCGATGCGGGGGTCGGGGGTGCCGTTCCTGCCGGGGGTGTCGACCGCCTCGGAGGTGGTGGCGCTGCTGGAGCGCGGAGTGCGGGAGATGAAGTTCTTCCCGGCCCAGGCGGCGGGCGGTGCGGCGTATCTGAAGTCGCTGGCCGGGCCGTTGCCCGACGCCCGCTTCTGCCCCACGGGCGGGATCGTGGAGGCGAGTGCGCCGGAGTACCTCGCGCTGCCCAACGTCGGCTGCGTGGGCGGCAGTTGGATGGTCCCGGCGGATGCGGTGGCCGCCGGGGACTGGGCCCGGATCGAGGAGCTGGCGCGGGGCGCGGCCGGGCTCAGGGACGCAGGTGCGACGTGTCGTTGA
- a CDS encoding sensor histidine kinase translates to MTWWARARRRAAARRACAAERTGPPPSGFALLPWLLMGLGSFSNLLQGKAGNPWIGGLGLFAFNSLYIYVTFRAFDRAKRQAPSTRLALLLMGVLTTGLALGYGGNWLLFFPLLGLATGATLRGRHMGRVGVLLAAYAAALAWVREGWTEAPNIGYATFLSCMVTAAILGLSEAVRELRAAREELARRAVEKERLRFSRDLHDLLGHTLSVIVVKSEAARRLAGRDLDAALAQIGDIESVGRQALTEIREAVTGYREGSLSTELTRARSALAAASVEPVVRQSGAPLAPQTEALLGWVVREAVTNVVRHSRAARCEITVESAGERVRLTVTDDGSGVPAEGAGTGGTGLRGLTERLAAAGGSLTAGPAPQGGFTVTAELPVGPEDQGAEEAVTVAVGS, encoded by the coding sequence ATGACGTGGTGGGCGCGAGCGCGGCGGCGGGCCGCGGCGAGGCGGGCGTGCGCCGCGGAGCGCACGGGACCGCCCCCGAGCGGCTTCGCCCTGCTGCCCTGGCTGCTGATGGGCCTGGGCTCCTTCTCCAACCTGCTCCAGGGCAAGGCCGGGAACCCGTGGATCGGCGGCCTGGGCCTGTTCGCCTTCAACTCCCTCTACATCTACGTCACCTTCCGCGCCTTCGACCGCGCGAAGCGCCAGGCCCCCTCGACCCGGCTGGCACTGCTGCTGATGGGCGTGCTGACCACGGGGCTGGCGCTGGGCTACGGCGGCAACTGGCTGCTCTTCTTCCCGCTGCTCGGCCTCGCCACGGGCGCCACCCTGCGCGGCCGGCACATGGGCCGCGTCGGGGTGCTGCTCGCGGCGTACGCGGCGGCGCTGGCCTGGGTGCGCGAGGGCTGGACCGAGGCGCCGAACATCGGGTACGCGACCTTCCTGTCCTGCATGGTCACGGCGGCGATCCTCGGCCTGTCCGAGGCGGTGCGGGAACTGCGGGCCGCGCGGGAGGAGCTGGCGCGGCGGGCGGTGGAGAAGGAGCGGCTGCGCTTCTCCCGCGATCTGCACGATCTGCTGGGCCACACCCTGTCGGTGATCGTCGTGAAGTCGGAGGCGGCCCGGCGGCTGGCCGGGCGGGACCTGGACGCGGCGCTGGCGCAGATCGGGGACATCGAGTCGGTGGGGCGGCAGGCGCTGACCGAGATCCGGGAGGCGGTGACCGGCTACCGCGAGGGCAGCCTGTCCACCGAGCTGACGCGGGCCCGCTCCGCGCTGGCGGCGGCGAGCGTGGAGCCGGTGGTGCGGCAGTCGGGGGCGCCGCTGGCCCCGCAGACCGAGGCGCTGCTCGGCTGGGTGGTGCGCGAGGCGGTGACGAACGTGGTCCGGCACAGCCGCGCCGCCCGCTGCGAGATCACCGTGGAGAGCGCCGGGGAACGGGTCCGGCTCACCGTCACCGACGACGGCTCGGGCGTTCCGGCCGAGGGCGCGGGCACCGGCGGCACCGGGCTGAGGGGACTGACCGAGCGGCTGGCCGCGGCGGGCGGCTCCCTCACGGCGGGCCCGGCGCCGCAGGGCGGTTTCACGGTGACGGCCGAGCTGCCGGTGGGCCCCGAGGACCAGGGCGCCGAGGAGGCGGTCACGGTCGCGGTGGGGTCCTGA
- a CDS encoding class I SAM-dependent methyltransferase codes for MPAAPKPEILAAFEAAKGFMPVDEGLALYAAALDAGRLGLPLLEVGTYCGRSTVLLADAARQTGVTALTVDHHRGSEEQQPGWDYHDPETVDPEVGLMDTLPTFRRTLHRAGLEDHVVALVGRSPQVAAVWNSPVAFVFVDGGHTDEHANADYEGWAPRVAPGGLLVIHDVFPEPEDEFTGQAPYRVYLRALASGAFTEVSATGSLRVLKRTGDGI; via the coding sequence ATGCCCGCGGCACCCAAGCCCGAGATCCTGGCCGCGTTCGAGGCCGCGAAGGGGTTCATGCCCGTGGACGAGGGGCTGGCGCTGTACGCGGCGGCGCTGGACGCCGGGCGGCTCGGGCTGCCGCTGCTGGAGGTCGGCACGTACTGCGGGCGCTCCACCGTGCTGCTGGCGGACGCGGCCCGCCAGACGGGGGTCACCGCGCTGACGGTCGACCACCACCGGGGCAGCGAGGAGCAGCAGCCGGGCTGGGACTACCACGACCCGGAGACGGTCGACCCCGAGGTCGGCCTGATGGACACGCTCCCCACCTTCCGCCGCACCCTGCACCGAGCCGGCCTGGAGGACCACGTCGTCGCCCTGGTCGGCCGCTCCCCGCAGGTCGCCGCGGTGTGGAACTCCCCCGTGGCCTTCGTGTTCGTCGACGGCGGCCACACCGACGAGCACGCGAACGCCGACTACGAGGGCTGGGCCCCGCGCGTCGCGCCCGGCGGACTGCTGGTCATCCACGACGTGTTCCCGGAGCCGGAGGACGAGTTCACCGGCCAGGCGCCGTACCGGGTGTATCTGCGGGCGCTGGCGTCGGGGGCGTTCACGGAGGTGTCGGCGACGGGCTCGCTGCGGGTGCTGAAGCGCACGGGGGACGGCATCTGA
- a CDS encoding DUF5336 domain-containing protein: protein MNIRSLTRGDGVVIGAALLLLIASFFDNFSYDELSGDVDMPNLWESGPVLLSVVLAGLIAAALVVTARALPQPRKVAGLELGVFGVAFAVFAAWSALGNVIDPIGGLDNIASGSKSPSAGTGLILALVATLLMAAAAIATPLVPALQAALIPAPKPAAPQPYGAQPPQGYGYPGAPAPSYGGQPQQGQAFGQAAPQGAPAPQQAAADFSPFWFAVPVTRPLYAEDGSPNPVAELAPGTWYLAVEQRGAALLAQTQDGRRGVLQDTSGIQRG from the coding sequence GTGAATATCCGCTCCCTCACCAGAGGCGACGGCGTGGTGATCGGAGCAGCCCTGCTGCTGCTCATCGCGTCGTTCTTCGACAACTTTTCGTACGACGAGCTCTCCGGCGACGTCGACATGCCGAACCTCTGGGAGAGCGGCCCCGTCCTGCTCAGCGTCGTCCTGGCAGGTCTGATCGCCGCCGCGCTCGTCGTCACCGCCCGCGCGCTGCCCCAGCCCCGCAAGGTCGCCGGTCTCGAACTCGGCGTCTTCGGCGTGGCGTTCGCGGTGTTCGCCGCGTGGAGCGCGCTGGGCAACGTGATCGACCCGATCGGCGGCCTGGACAACATCGCCTCCGGCTCGAAGTCGCCGAGCGCCGGTACCGGTCTGATCCTCGCGCTGGTCGCCACGCTGCTGATGGCGGCCGCCGCCATCGCCACCCCGCTCGTCCCGGCGCTCCAGGCCGCGCTGATCCCGGCGCCCAAGCCCGCCGCCCCGCAGCCCTACGGCGCCCAGCCGCCCCAGGGTTACGGCTACCCCGGCGCCCCGGCCCCGTCCTACGGCGGTCAGCCGCAGCAGGGCCAGGCGTTCGGGCAGGCCGCCCCCCAGGGCGCTCCGGCGCCGCAGCAGGCGGCCGCCGACTTCTCGCCGTTCTGGTTCGCCGTGCCGGTGACGCGCCCGCTGTACGCGGAGGACGGTTCGCCGAACCCGGTCGCCGAACTGGCCCCCGGCACCTGGTACCTCGCGGTCGAGCAGCGCGGTGCCGCGCTCCTCGCGCAGACCCAGGACGGCCGTCGCGGTGTCCTCCAGGACACCTCGGGAATCCAGCGCGGCTGA